The Chitinophagales bacterium genomic interval TTCAATATCTGTTTCAGTTGATTCTTGTTGCTTTTCCCCTTTAGAGAAATGGATTAAATACAGAAACATAAAGAAGTCGAACAAAAAGTGGGCAACAATGGCTGCATGTATTCCAAAATTATCAAACAAATAACCCAGCCCGGCACTTACTACCACCATTAAAACTCCGTATAGCATCAAGGCCAGGTTGCTGAAACTGAGATAACCGTGCAATACAATAAACAAGATCGCTGTAGGCCATATGCCGAGGTGTGGCTGAATGGCGCCCCGAAATAGTATTTCTTCGCCAACTCCAGCACACATTGAATAAAAACAGATTTCAAGGATATTGGGCTTTAGTTTTTGGATCATGTTGCCAAAAAAATCCTTTGAGTGCCCCAGCCATTTCATATTGATCAGCCAAATGGCATTGGCCACTGCCGTGATTCCAAAAAGACTTCCGTAAAGCAACTGCTTGTGAATAGGCGCACCGGCACTG includes:
- a CDS encoding CPBP family intramembrane glutamic endopeptidase; this encodes MQLNKRNLFLLSLLTLIGFSGVGFLLIYLFLDVDPLTVLSAGAPIHKQLLYGSLFGITAVANAIWLINMKWLGHSKDFFGNMIQKLKPNILEICFYSMCAGVGEEILFRGAIQPHLGIWPTAILFIVLHGYLSFSNLALMLYGVLMVVVSAGLGYLFDNFGIHAAIVAHFLFDFFMFLYLIHFSKGEKQQESTETDIE